TCCTGTTTGTCAGTACGGACGATAAAGGGGCGGTCACCAAAGTTCCCGTTCCGATGCACTATGCCTATATCTTCGTGGCGGCGGCGGTGATCGGCCTGTTCACGGTGACGGGTCTGGCAGGATCGTACTCCCGGATGCTGGTCAAGATGTCGTACTTCAACCAGGTGCGGAAGGACCGCGACCTCGCGCGTGCTGATAACGCCCATCTAACCGAGGCGCTGCATCAGAAGGAAGTTCAGACTGCATCGCTGGGATCGCTGGCGACGGAAGTCTCTGCTCTGTATGGATTTACCGCAAGCAAGCTCTCCCAGGTCCACCTCGGCGGACGGGCCGGCAAGTCCGCCGGCAACACTGCGGCGAATCTCGTCGCCACTGCGCCGCTCGCTGCCGCTGCTTCAGATTCCTCTTTGACCGACGAGAGCTACTTCAAGTCGCTCGATACCTTCTACGCCTTGCGCACCTCTGCCATGAGCGGCAGCGCTGCTCGCGAACTTACCGGAAGCACCTTCGGCCACATCTCGCTGCTCGGCGACCCCGACTCCGGCATCGTTGGCGACTCCTTCGACTCCCCAGGCGGCATCCCGTCGCTCTGGCCGGTGATGGGCCCCATCAGCTCCAGCTTCGGCCAGCGTGAAGACCCCGTCCTCGGCAACGGCGACGGTGAGTTCCACAAGGGCCTCGATATCTCCGCTCCGAGTGGCACCCCGGTCCGCGCCACCGCTGACGGCACCGTCAAACTCGCGGGCATGGTCAACGGCTATGGTCGCGAAGTCATCATCGACCACGGCCACGGCTTGGAGACCTGCTACGGCCACCTGTCCGCCTTCGCCGCCATGCCCGGCGAGACCGTCGTCCGTGGTCAGGTGATCGGCTACGTCGGCCACAGCGGCCGCGTCACCGGCAACAACCTGCACTACGAGGTCCGCATCCGCAACACTCCAGTCAATCCGCACAAGTATCTGCGCGAGACGATGGCTGAAGTCGGAAGCCTGCCCCCAGCTGGCAACTAGGGCCAATTGGCGTGTGCGCTTTATAGCGACCAACGGCTCCGTAGTTCGGTATCCGGGATAGGTGCCTCTCTTCGAACCTTGTCTCTCGTCGAACCTATAGACCCGTCATCTCGACCGGAGCGAAGCGGAGTGGAGAGACCCCCGCATTTCTTCATCCCTTGACGCGGCAACCCGGCGTGTACGGCGACCACGCAATCTCTGCCCCACCAATATGTTCCAATAAAGTTGTGAGCCACACCTTCGAAGTCTCCACCCCTGCAAACAAAGTCTCGGTCGGCGACGGCAATCTGTTCCTTATCGCTGGCCCTTGCGTCCTCGAGTCCGAGCCCCACGCCCGTATGCTGGCCGACGCCATCCAGCGCATCACCGACGACCTGAAGATCCCCTACATCTTCAAGGCCAGCTACGACAAGGCGAACCGCACCAGCATCCACAGCTTCCGCGGCCCCGGCCTGATCGAGGGCTGCCGCATCTTGCGCGCCATCGCCAAGACGACCGGCGTTCCCGTCCTGACCGACGTTCACACCCCGGACGACTGCGCCCGTGTCTCGGACGCCCTCGGCGACTCCGAGATCGTCCTCCAGATTCCCGCCTTCCTCTGCCGCCAAACCGATCTCCTCATCGCCGCCGCAAAGACCGGGCGGCCCGTGAACGTGAAGAAGGGCCAGTTCGTCGCTCCCAATGACATGAAGCACGCCGTGCAAAAGCTCCGCGACTCCGGCAATGACAAGGTCTTTCTGACCGAACGCGGTGCCAGCTTCGGCTACAACAACCTCGTCGTCGACATGCGCTCGCTGCCCATCATGCGCGGCTTCGCTCCGGTTGTCTTCGATGGCACCCACTCCGTGCAGACACCCTCCGCGGGAAACGGCGTGAGCGGTGGCCAGCCGGAGTTCATCCCCGTCCTTGCGCGCGCTGCCGTCGCCGCTGGCATCGACGGCATCTTCCTCGAGGTCCACAACAATCCGGCAGAGGCCAAGTCCGACGGAGCCAACGCGCTCAAGCTCGACAACCTCAAGCCGCTGCTGGAGCAGCTTCTCGCCATCCACGCCGCAATCGCCTAAGCCCGACGACAGCATGAACCTATAGCCGAGCGTGCTCATCGAATCTCCATGAGCACGTCCGCAACTCCTCCTATCCATCCCGGCACCCGCATCGGCCACGTCCATCTGAAAGTCGCGAATATCGACCGCTCACTCGCCTTCTACCGCGACGTCCTGGGCTTTGAGGTGAAGCATCGTTTCGGCGACGGCGCCGCCTTCATCGCGGCGGGCGACTACCACCATCACATCGGCCTCAACACCTGGGAGAGCGCCGGCGGCCCGCCTCCCCCGCCTGGAACGACCGGCCTCTATCACCTTGCGATCCTCTACCCGGATCGCGCTACACTTGGCAACGCGCTGCAGCGTCTGATCGATGCGGGCATAGCGCTCGATGGTGCCTCCGACCACGGCGTCAGCGAAGCCCTCTATCTCCGCGACCCCGACGGCAATGGAGTGGAGCTCTATCGCGACCGCCCCTTTTAAGACTGGCCGAGGCTGCCGAACGGCGAGCCCACCATGTTCACCCGCCCGCTCAATCTGGGCAGCCTGCTCGCCAATCAATCACCTAAGCGCTGAGCGAAGTCATCATCTTCCGAATCTCGGCGTCCTCTGGGAATCGCCGTATACCGGCATGAAGAATTGCCTCGGCCTCCTGGCGCATGTGGGCATGCACGTGTAGTGTGGCGGCCAGGAAAAAGTGAAAAGCGGTTACGCCTTTCATGGAAAGCCGCTGGTTGGCGGCCTCGCAAGCGTCGGCAGGCCTGCCCGCAAGAAAGGCTGCCGTCGCGTAGATATCGTAGAGTTCGGCGTTGCCGGGGCTCTGACGAAGGGCAGCATCCAGTCGGGCCATCCCGGATTCGCCATGGCCAAGGTTCACCTCCGCCGCTCCTAGCTTGGCCTGTGAGAGCGGGGACACGTCGCCGAGTTGGATGGCGCGTTCGTAAGCTGCGCGAGCGTTTTTGCCATCAGCAATCTGAAGATAAATGTCTCCCAGGGTGCTGTTCGCGAGCACGTTCGCAGGCTCCAGGTTGATCGCGCGATGAATGTGCTTGAGTGCTTCATCGTAGCGACCGAGACGGGTCAGGCAGATGCCGGCATAGACCCATCCACCGGGGTGGCAGGGACTGAGAGCGACAGCTTTTTCGAAGTATGGGAGAGCGTTCGCAGCTTGTTTGGCATGATCGAGCTCCGCTATGCCCGCCCCCAAGATAGCTTCGAAGCTATTCGGGGATTCGAGGACCTTCTTGAGCGCAAGGCTGTAGTACAGATTTTCCTTCTGCGAGCGGCATACCGCTGCGTCTTCGACGTATCCGAAGTGATGAATCACGAAGTCGGCTGTCCGGCGAGGGAGATGGAGCGTATCGATGCGATCGGCGACGGTCTCGTGGACGCAGTGCTCAAAGTAGATCCGGGGGTCGCGGCGAAAGAGACGAGTGTTGCTGGATGGAAAGTAGGCGGGATAGTCAGCGGTCTCCGGCGTCAGGGCCGGGTTTGCTCTGGCTTGCTCGCCGCTTGCGCGGAAGCCAGCGTCCAGGACGTAGTTCCAGGTCGTCACATCGTAGCCAAAGACACTGGGGTCGGCGATCAGCGACATGATCTTTGTAGCCGCTGCCGGGTCGAGCATCTCGTCAGCGTCGAGAAAGAGTATCCAGTCGCAGGTAGCGTGTTCGAGAACGGCATTGCGGGCGGCGGCGAAGTCATCCTGCCAGGGCACTGAGACGATATTTGCCCCAAACGAGCGGGCAATTTGCAGCGTGTCATCCGTTGAGCCGGTGTCGCCGATCGTGATGCGATCAGCGATGCCATGCACGCTCGCAAGGCAGCGGGCGATGCTGGCCGCGCCGTTCTTCACGATCATCGAAAGCTCAAGTGTCGGCATGGAAAGGCCAGGGGAAGAGCGGCGTCTATCTCACGAGCATATTGACCTTCGAAGGCAGCTGTATCTTCTACCAAAGTGCTATCGGGAAGCGAAGTCTAAGAACAGATTTAAGAATCCGTCATCTCGGCCGAAGCCACGCAGAGCTTTATCGCGTGGCGTAGTGGAGAGACCCCCGCATCTCGCCTTTGTTTTTGCCTGTTTTCGCGTTCTCAAGCCGTGAACCAGAAAACCTCGAAGTGATTAAACAGCTTCCGAAGCCTGCTTCCTCCTCGGCGCCCTGCCCGCCGACCAGCAGCCAGATCAAACGCCTAAGCCGTAACGATCAACCCGTTCTTCCAAAGCGCCATCACGACGTCCAACTGTGCCGCGTGCGGCGCTTCATCGCCTTCCGCCACCGCAGTCCACAGCGCGGGAATCGTCTTGTGCGTTCCTGCCCGCAGCAACTCAACCGCCTTCACCGCGTACCCCTTGTTCCTATTTGCAGCACTGGTTTCGCCAGCCGCAACACCCGCCACCAGACCCGCTTCGCATAGCCCAAGAAAGGCGGACTTCGGCGCGCTCTTCTTCTGCATGTAAGGCTTGTCCGGATACAACTGCCGCACTGCCGTGTCCCAACGTTGTGCCGCGGTCACCTGCGCTGGAACTTCAAGGCGCGCTGCGATCAACGCCGCTTCGCCGAACTTATTGGCCATTCGATTCCTCAATCTTCTACTGTCAGTTCAATTGTAGGCACTCCATCCACATCCCGCACCAAAGCCCTGTATTCTGGTGGTCATGAACGTTCTGGTCATCGACATTGGCGGCACAAACATCAAGGTTGCATCCACAGAGAACAAGGTCCCTATCAAGATCCCATCGGGCCCGCACCTCACCGCCAAGATCATGGTCGACGACGTTCTGGCCGCCACCCGCAACTGGAACTACGACTGCATTAGCATCGGCTATCCCGGGCCGGTGAAGGACGACGCCCCCACCATGGAGCCGCATAACCTCGCTCCGGGCTGGATCGACTTCGACTATGCCGAGGCCTTCAGGAAGCCGTACATCTTTATGAACGATGCGGCCATGCAGGCGCTGGGCGGATATAAGGGTGGTCGCATGCTCTTCCTCGGCACCGGTACCGGCCTGGGCTCTGCGCTTATCATCGATGGCAAGGTCATCTCGCTCGAACTTGCGCACCTGCCCTACAAGAAGGGCCTCACCTATGAGCAATACATCGGCGTAGCCGGTCTCGAACGCCGCGGCAAAAAGCGCTGGCGCAAGTCAGTGCTCGACATCGTTGCGCGGCTCCAGGCAGCCATGGTATGCGACTACGTTCTCCTCGGCGGTGGCAACGCGAAGCTGATGAAGGAACTTCCTCAGCACGTCATCCTTGGCGCGAACAGCAACGCCATTGACGGCGGCATCGCCGCCTGGGATGGCGTAAAGCTCTCTGCCGCGAAGAAGAAACTCAGGCAGAAGGCGCAGCCACTCAAGCTACTTTAGTGAGCGCCCGAGTCCCTGGAGTAGCAAGGTCATAAACGAAAGCCCGCGCCGGCTGTCCGCACTGGTGGAACGCCGGAAGAGCTGCCACAGTGAAGGTGGCTGGCGCTCTGCCTGGTGCTCTTGAGTCGCGGTTGTCAGCACCCCGCTCAGGCTGTCCAGCACCTCTGGATCGAGCTGCCCCAACAGCTTCACCGTCGCCAGTAGATTGCGTATCGCCGCGATGCCTTCGGGCGTCTTCGCATACTTCGCGATCGTGATGGCAATCGTGTCCTTCGCCGACACCATGCCATCGAGCAGATCGAGAATGCCCTGGTCATGCGCCGTCTGGAGCAGGTCCCACAGCACCAGCAGTGCCTCTCCATGCTCAACCGGAGCGGCTTCGAGGCGCTTCTGCAACTCCTTCTTATGATCCACCGGATGCGGCTTGAACGTAAGTGGTGCGGCCATCGGAGACTCCTGAACTCTTCCTAAACGTGTGTCGAAGCGATCTGTACCAGCTTGTCCGCTGGCTTCGATCCCGGTATGTGGTAGTCGGCGCGCGCCCACTTGCGTTCAATCTCGACGCCCATCGTCGGTGTCCGCGTGCCGTAGCGGAAGTTCTTGCGCGGCAGCGGATTCTCGCCTTGTTCGGGCAATACCGTCATCGAGACCGATGTCTCCTTGAACGCCGGTGTATGCGTCTGGCGATCGGTGTGGCTGCTGGTCAGTTTATTCACCGGCTCATCGACCGAGTTCAGCGACATATAAAGCTGTTTGCCCTGCACTCGGTCCGACACCAGGACCTGCACGCGTACCCGTCCATAAGGAGAGACTAGCTGGACATGCCGTCCGCTGGTGATGCCGCGCTCCTCCGCAAGCTCCGGCGAAACCTCGACGAAGCTGTTGGGCGTGATCTCGTGAATGCCAGCCGTGCGCCGCGTCATAGAACCCTGCTCAAAGTGCTCCAGAAGACGCCCATTGTTCAGGTGAAGGTCATAAGTAGAACTTACCTCTTCCGAGGGCTCGATCCACGTGACCGGGAAGAACCGCGCCTTGCCATCGGGGAAGTTGAACTTATCGGTAAACAGGAGGGGTGTGTCCGTTCCATCGGCATGGACCGGCCACTGCAGGCTGTTGAAGCCTTCCAGCCGCTCGTAGCTCACGCCCGCAAACAGCGGAGTCAGCGAGGCAGCCTCGGCCATGATCTGCGACGGATGCGTGTACTTCCAGTTGCCGCCCATGCGGTTGGCGATGAGTTGAATGATCTCCCAGTCCGGCTTCGATTCGCCAAGCGGTTCAAGCGCCTTGTAGATGCGCTGGATGCGGCGTTCGGTGTTGGTGAAGGTACCATCCTTTTCGAGCGAAGTAGCCGCGGGCAGCACCAGGTCCGCGTAGCGGCAGGTCTCGGAGAAGTTGATGTCCTGCACTACGAAGAATTCGAGCTGCGCCAGCGCGCTTGCTACATAACCGGCGTTCGAGTCGGACGTGACCGTGTCCTCGCCCTTGATGTACATCGCCTTCAACGACCCATCGAGGATCGCGTCGATCATCTGGTGGTTGTCCTTGCCCGTCGATGTCGGTAGCGTCACTCCCCATCCTGCTTCGAACTTCGCACGAACTTCTTCGTCATCCACCTTCTGATAGCCCGAGTAGACATTAGGCATCGATCCGAAGTCGCTGCATCCCTGCACATTGTTATGCCCGCGCAGAGGATACGCCCCGGCCCCAGGCCGCATGTAGTTGCCCGTCAGCAGCAGCAGGTTCGAGAGCGCCGTGGCCGTGTCGGACCCGCCGCAGTGCTGGGTCACACCCATCGCAAAGAGAATGCAGACGCCGTCCGCAGCAGCGACTTCATTGGCCACCGTAATCAGGGTCGCCTGGGGCACGCCGGTGACTTTCTCCGTGTACTCCAGCGTGTACGGCTCCAGCGACTTGGCGAACTCGTCGAAGTGGTTCACCCACTTCGCAATGAACTCCGGCTTATGCAGCTTGTGGTCGAGGATGTACTTCGCCACGCCGTTCATCCACACCGAGTCGGTCGATGGATTCGGCCGGAAGAAGATGTCTGCCCGCTCCGCCATCTCATGCCTGCGAATGTCGGCGACGATCAGCCGCTGCCCGCGGAACTTATGCGACCGCTTGATGCGCGTGGCCAGCACGGGATGGTTCTCCGCCGGGTTCGCGCCGACGATAAAGACAAGGCCCGCCGTCTCAATATCCGAGATCGATCCCGAGTCGCCGCCATAACCCACCGTACGCTGCAATCCCATCGTCGCCGGGTTCTGACAGTAGCGTGCGCAGTTGTCGACGTTGTTCGTTCCGATCACTGCCCGCGCCAGCTTCTGCATGAGGTAGCTCTCTTCGTTGGTCGTCTTCGACGAAGAGATGAACGCCAGCGCATCCGGCCCATGGTCGCGCTTCACCTGCTTGAACTTCGTCTCGATCACGTCGAGCGCTTCATCCCAGGTGATCTCGCGGAAGTGGTCGCCATCGCGCAGCAGAGGATGCACCAGCCGGTCGTCCGAGTTAATGTGCCCCCACGCAAACTTGCCCTTCACGCACGTCGAGATGCCGTTCGCCGGGCCATGCGTCGGCTCAATCTTCAGGATGTGCCGGTCGCGCGTCCACACCTCAAAGCTGCATCCAACGGCGCAGTAGGTGCAGACCGTCTTCGTCCGTTTCACGCGCTCTTTGCGCATCTCGGACTCCATCTCGGAGAGAGCGAGGATCGGGCCATATCCGATAGGCGGTTCAACTCCTTTGACCACATCGATCATGTCGTGCAGCGCTTCGTCGGGGAGATTTGTCAGGTATCCCGCATGGCCGAGCATCGACTTCTCCATCAGCGCATTGCACGGGCATACGGTCACGCAGTGTCCGCAGGAGACGCAACTCGAACCTTCGATCTGCGTTCCACCATCCCACAGAACGCGCGGATTGTCCGAGGCCCAGTCGATAGTCAGCGTCTCGTTCACCTGCACTGTCTGGCAGGCCTCCACACAACGCCCGCACAAAATGCACTGGTCGGGATCGTAGCGGTAGAAAGGGTTCGACATGTCCTTCTCATAAGGCTTCGGCGTGTACGGCCGCGACTGGTGCTTTACATCCAGCTCCGCAGTCGTGTTGTGCACGGTGCAGTTCTGGTTGTTGTTGTCGCAGACCGTGCAGTAGAGCATGTGGTTCTTCAGGATGCGGTCGAACGCCTCGCGCTGCGCGATGTCCACCAGCTCGCCTTCGGTCGAGACGTTCATCTGCCCCGTTACGGGCGTGGCGCAAGCTCTCACTAAAGCCCCGTTCACGCTGACCATGCACGTGTCGCAGCTTTGAATAGGGCCCATCTGCGGCAGGTAGCAGACCTGCGGAACCTTCTTGCCGTGCTCGCCCGCCGCGCGATTGAGCGCCTCTACCAGAAGCTCGCCGGTACGGGCAGGTACAGACTTGCCGTTCAGATTCAGTTGCGTGTCGGTCTCGGTAGGCAGTGGGGTATTCAGCAGGCGCATCATAAAATCTCCAGCCCTTCAGAACCAAAGGTTAGCAGAGGTTGCAGGATAGAACGTTGTCACGCTGAAGTGAGTGTCGTAAATGCCTGCGGCGGAGCCCCAAACCGCTCCTTTAAGATGGCAAGCGCCTCCGCGCGGGTGCTCACGAGGCCGTCCAGTTGCGCATCCTCGGCAAACTCCAGCATCTCCTTGAACTGCACTCCGGGCCGGTATCCAGCCACGATCAGATCGCGCCCGCTGACAAACGGCTTGGGCCGGGCGGCCTCCTCCGGGTCGTCGTGAAAGTGCTGTTTGGCGAACTCATACAACTCCAGATTGCCGTTTGAAGATAAGACATCCATGCGGTGTAGTTCAAGATGCTCTTCAAATTTTGGCATCCGCAAAAAGCGTTTCAGCGTCGCCTGCCGCATATTCAGAATGTCACCAAAACGCATGTGATTTTTCACCAGCGCGACGATCTGCTCGGCGTCCTCGTTCGAAAAGCGCAGCCGATGCAGGATGACTTCGGCCATGCGAACGCCTACCTCAACATGGCCGTTGAAACGTATCCGGTCGCCCGCGACGCCGGGCTTCGGCGCGGTAAACGTGGCCGGCTTGCCGATGTCGTGCAGCAGTGCGCCCCAGGCCAGCGTCGGCGAAACTCCCGCAGGCAGCTTCTCCAGCAACAGCAGCGTATGCACCCAGACATCGCCCTCGGGGTGATATTGCGGAGGCTGTTCGACACCCTTCAGCTTAGTAGCCTCCGGAAGAACGTAGGCCAACAATCCGCACTCATCCAGCAACTCAAACGCCCGGCGAGCATGGCCTTCGGTCAACATCATCGTCAGTTCCGCCGCGATCCTCTCGATGCTCACCTTGCTTATGCTCGCCGCCTGGGCACGGATCGCCGCCAAGGTTGGAGGGTCGATCTCAAACTCCAGCCGCGCAGCAAATCGCACCGCCCGCAGCATGCGCAGCTTGTCTTCGGCGAAGCGGGTCGCGGGATCTCCAATCGCCCGCACAGTCTTCGCATTGAGGTCCGCACGGCCACCCACAAAGTCCAGCACCGACGCATCCAGATCGCCAGTCTCGTCGAACGAGATGGGATCAAGCAACATGCCGTTGATCGTGAAATCGCGCCGGACGACATCTTCCTTCGGGTCGGTCGAGAACCGCACCGCGTCGGGCCGTCGGCCATCGGTGTAGATGCCGTCGTTTCGGAACGTAGCAATTTCAATATCGAGAGCGTCTTCCCCAGCTTCTGCATTCGCCAGGACCACGCCGAAGTGAGCGCCGACGGACTTCGTCTTCGGAAAAAGGGCCATTACCTCATCCGGCGTCGCGCTCGTCGCCACATCGAAGTCCTTCGGTATGCGGCCTAACAGAAGGTCGCGGACGCAGCCGCCCGCGAAGTAGGCCTGGTGACCGGCACTACGAATTGTTCCGGCGACGGAAAGGGCTGCCCTGTACTCAGGGCCTCTACAAAATGCTTTTGGATCGGGTGCCATCAACTTCCTCTTATGATGGTTAGATGCGGGAAAGCGGCGGAACAGCTTCCATGGGAACTGGGTTAATCCTCGGCATCGAAAGCTCCTGCGATGAGACGGCGGCGGCAGTTGTCCGCGACGGACAGCGTGTTCTATCGAACATAGTCGCCTCCCAGGTCGAACTCCATGGCAACTACGGCGGCGTCGTCCCCGAGCTCGCCTCCCGCGAACACCTGCGCAACATCCTCCCCGTCGTCCGCCAGGCGATGCAGGAGGCCAACGTCACCTACCGCGATCTCGACGCGATCGCGGTCACCGAGGGCCCGGGTCTCCCCGGGGCTCTCCTTGTCGGCATCACGTTTGCGAAGTCGCTCGCCTTTGGCCTGGACAAGCCGCTGATCGGCGTCAATCACCTTGAGGGGCACATCCATGCCGTGGTGATGCAGGGAGCGGGAAGAAGAGAGAAGGGAGAACTGCCCCTGCTCGCGCTCGTCGTCTCCGGTGGCCACACGCATCTCTATCTCGCGTCGCATGACGAACAGAGCTGGAGCTATCGCAACGTCGGTCGCACTGTCGACGACGCAGCCGGCGAGGCCTACGACAAGGTCGCGAAGCTCCTCGGCCTCGGATACCCCGGCGGCCCCTGGATGGACGCGCTCGCCGCACACGGCAACCCCCGCGCCGTCACCTTCAACTTCGGGCAGATCACGCCGCGGCCCAGTGCCGTTACGCCGAACAAGAAGGCCATCGCCGAGCGCTCCGGCCCGGTCTTCGACTTCTCCTTCAGCGGCATCAAGACCGCCGTCCTCCGCTACGTCGAAACCCACGCCATGAAGCCCTCCATCGAGGCTCGCCGCGCTGCTTTGGCAGAGAATCCGGGGATCAAACCTTCTGAAGCAGCCAGCCTCTGCGATCGGCAGACGCTCGACCTGATCGCGTCCTTCCAGTACGCCGTCGTCGGCAATCTGATGCGCCAAACCTTCGCCGCCGCCGAGGCCTTTGGCGCGAAGCACATCGTCGTCTCGGGCGGCGTCGCTGCCAACCGCGAACTCCGCGAGCGCTTTACCGCCGAGGCCGAACGCCGCAGGCTCACCGTCGCCTTCCCGTCCCTCGCCCTCTCAACCGACAACGCCGCCATGATCGCCGCCGCCGCGTGGCCGAAGTTCCTCGCTGGCAGAACTTCGGACGACACACTCGTCGCCACCCCACAGCTAAAATTAGGCTGAGCCCGAGAGCGGTTAGTATTTCAGCAAGCAAAGTGCCGGTACAAGGAGCTCCAACCTGAAGACCATCTTGCAGATCTTGTTTGGCGTGGCAGTGGGAGGGATCGGATTGGCGTTAGCCTTCGCGCTGATGTTGCACTTCAACACAGCCCCCTCAACCGCCTTCGCGTTCTTTCTCTTCTTCCCGACTCTCCAGTGGATCTCAACC
This Granulicella aggregans DNA region includes the following protein-coding sequences:
- the tsaD gene encoding tRNA (adenosine(37)-N6)-threonylcarbamoyltransferase complex transferase subunit TsaD, which produces MGTGLILGIESSCDETAAAVVRDGQRVLSNIVASQVELHGNYGGVVPELASREHLRNILPVVRQAMQEANVTYRDLDAIAVTEGPGLPGALLVGITFAKSLAFGLDKPLIGVNHLEGHIHAVVMQGAGRREKGELPLLALVVSGGHTHLYLASHDEQSWSYRNVGRTVDDAAGEAYDKVAKLLGLGYPGGPWMDALAAHGNPRAVTFNFGQITPRPSAVTPNKKAIAERSGPVFDFSFSGIKTAVLRYVETHAMKPSIEARRAALAENPGIKPSEAASLCDRQTLDLIASFQYAVVGNLMRQTFAAAEAFGAKHIVVSGGVAANRELRERFTAEAERRRLTVAFPSLALSTDNAAMIAAAAWPKFLAGRTSDDTLVATPQLKLG